The DNA sequence GTGGATCCAGAATATCTTTTACTAACATGCTTGGTGCTAAGGCACTTAAAAGATCTCCAGGGTGCATTCCGTGTATCACTTCTAGTGCTACAACTCCAAAACTATATACATCACATTTTTCAGTCACCCGCATTATATATGCAAGCTctgcaaattaaaaatatgcataGATAATGTTAGACATgcatttcataaataaatatatatatatatatatatatatatatatgtatatacctgGTGCCATGTATCCATGAGTGCCTGCAAGCATACTCCAATGAGaagaattagggtttagagaTTTAGCAATACCAAAGTCCGAAATGCAAGCCTTGTGCTCCTCATCCATCAAAATATTATTGCTCGTTATGTCTCGATGAACAATGGGTGGAACACAATTGTGATGCAAATATGATAAAGCATGAGCGATGTCTTTGATGATGTTCGCTCTCTCGATCCAATCAAAACTCCCTGGCTTCATCTTCGGACCTTAGTATTGCTCCTAAACTTCCTCTATCCATGTACTCATATGCAAGAAAGTTGAATTTATTAGTGGAGCAGAAACCATAGAGCCTTATAATATTTCGATGCCG is a window from the Dioscorea cayenensis subsp. rotundata cultivar TDr96_F1 chromosome 2, TDr96_F1_v2_PseudoChromosome.rev07_lg8_w22 25.fasta, whole genome shotgun sequence genome containing:
- the LOC120280141 gene encoding MDIS1-interacting receptor like kinase 2-like, producing the protein MKPGSFDWIERANIIKDIAHALSYLHHNCVPPIVHRDITSNNILMDEEHKACISDFGIAKSLNPNSSHWSMLAGTHGYMAPELAYIMRVTEKCDVYSFGVVALEVIHGMHPGDLLSALAPSMLVKDILDPRLPLHMGDQVAANRILSVIFIALQCIDANPQSRPTMEQVSQILSSDKSLSISSMIPFHALTLAQLMNAHP